Proteins encoded together in one Lathamus discolor isolate bLatDis1 chromosome 3, bLatDis1.hap1, whole genome shotgun sequence window:
- the CCDC195 gene encoding putative coiled-coil domain-containing protein 195, with the protein MTVRRYSTAPPAPAPASTRSHWVSKTPPSSGLSDVPPAPPPAVQLSRGEEKGLEKTAANGLSYSHSSRMKLCQEHLYKCRGKIKAVTFLLPMDMSAYAEKQDSLKSPQNQNTKQLTTITEKDM; encoded by the exons ATGACCGTGCGGCGCTACTCCACTGCCccaccagcccctgctcctgccagcacaAGGTCCCACTGGGTCAGCAAGACACCCCCAAGCAGTGGGCTCTCGGATGTGCCACCAGCCCCTCCACCTGCAGTGCAGCTCTccaggggagaggagaaagggcTTGAAAAGACAGCAGCAAATGGTCTCTCCTACAGTCATTCCAGCAGAATGAAACTGTGTCAGGAGCACCTCTATAAGTGCAG GGGAAAAATCAAGGCCGTTACTTTCCTCTTACCAATGGATATGTCAGCATATGCCGAAAAGCAAGATTCCCTCAAAAGCCCACAAAATCAGAACACGAAACAGTTAACCACCATCACTGAAAAGGACATGTGA